Below is a genomic region from Brassica rapa cultivar Chiifu-401-42 chromosome A08, CAAS_Brap_v3.01, whole genome shotgun sequence.
ACGGaagaataagaaagaaaaaatgattGTTGTCccctattaaataaattttacatgatTTATTCAACACAATATCAACTAGCTATAAAAAGAACAAGCAAGCCGGACGATGAACGTGAGATAGAAAGATCAATCACGCACATGAAGATTGAGCTAGATTTAGAGAAGAATATTAATGTAACATACATCACGCTACAAGAAATGTAAAGTGTTACATCAGTCTGATAATGTGAATGAGATCATACATTGAGATGCATTCATTTATCACCATATCTTATAGAGAAGATAACAATAACATAGCACATTATTATACTTCTCACAACTGCACACTGCAAAATATTGGATTATAACAAAATATCATGTTACATAGACAAAACCCAAATGTATTGCAGCTAAACCGATTGTTGAGTATgaaacttcttatgttataaaacacaaGTTGCTTAGTTATCTCAAGTAATTTTATATGGTTTCCATTTCAGCATCTCATGATCTATCTCTGTTCTTATAATTTCTCTAAATAAAACCAATGATGATGATTGATGATTCAGATATACTTTGGAAAGATCCATTGGTGAAGAAACTGGGATAAACAGTTGAGAGTGTTAATACCGTAAGCTCTCCTCTTTCCTGCTGAAGTGAGTTTCTTGATGACTTGCAGCTCGTCGTAAGCATGCATTGTGTTCATTGTTAATCTCCCTCTTTCTCTCCCCATCTTtcaaaagaagagagagagtgtgtgtgtgACACAAAATACACATTACTTGTCTCTTAACAATCATTTCTTAATGTTTTGAATCTAgtgatttattattaaaatgtgtgtGCATGAGTGTATTTTCTAACGAACGGTTAAAGCAAAAGCCAATCCCAAACGTTTaaactttattattaaaaaaacatcaaTAGTTCTCAAATAAGGTGGTATAAACcggtaaacaaaaaaaatgaaaagccaACAAAGTGATAAAACTCACACGGAACCTATGATTGAGAAGACACATTCATAGCCATAACTAGCTAGACTCTTATGCTATAAACTTAGAATCAACTACATAGTCTACAAAGGCTCGAACTGTGCATTCAGTCTCAAAAGCTTCATGGTATTCTCCAACCCCTCGGATTTCAACTCTTTGGAGAGTGTTTCTTTCGGGACTGAAGTAGAAAACACAAAACGGTGTAGATGTAAACTTCTCTGAAAGAACAATCTCACCTGTAGTAATCACCCCAACAACGAAAACATTGCGGATATTGTTCACAGGCAAAGTGTAGACATATTTCGACCATTCTTTTCTCTCAACATCCTCTAGAATCCACATACACAACTCAATGGCATCAGAGTCATTATATGTCAAGTCTATCCCACCTAATTTACCCTTATAGTTAATCAGTTTAGTAGCTTTTGGATCACCAAAGCATTCTGCTTCAACAAACTTGAACTTCTCAGACCTAACATCAAAGCAAATTATCATGTAATGCCTCTCCTCAGCTGTGTAACCATAGGCTTTACCTATGTAATACAAAACCCCACTGATGCATATCCCATTGATGCGTACCTGATCATGCAAAGGCTGATGTGTTAACCGACATTTGATCttcctcc
It encodes:
- the LOC103834528 gene encoding putative F-box protein At1g30925, yielding MLFFSSPHPQNPYDKSSPADFLIKFVCPELRAFTSGLIYLCANKRVIYNLSTGEYVNLPDLKRYRKSNSFLGYDPLNKQFKVLYMAYLSGPDDHRILTLGPSKEKKWRKIKCRLTHQPLHDQVRINGICISGVLYYIGKAYGYTAEERHYMIICFDVRSEKFKFVEAECFGDPKATKLINYKGKLGGIDLTYNDSDAIELCMWILEDVERKEWSKYVYTLPVNNIRNVFVVGVITTGEIVLSEKFTSTPFCVFYFSPERNTLQRVEIRGVGEYHEAFETECTVRAFVDYVVDSKFIA